The Coffea arabica cultivar ET-39 chromosome 2c, Coffea Arabica ET-39 HiFi, whole genome shotgun sequence genome includes the window TTGTCTCTTTTGACTATTTTCACCTCCCTTCAAGTATCCTGTCTTTACAAGTAAAGATACTCGTCCTAGTGGTAAGATATGTTATTGTTTTAACTGGTGAATGCAGGAATTGAACCATTCCCTAATGCAGCTTTACCATGGGTTGATGTTAGAAACGTTGCATATGCACATATTTTTGCCTTCGAAATCCCTTCTGCCAGTGGAAGATATTGTGTAAATGAGAGATTTGCACACTGCTGTGACCTTATCAAGATTCTGACTGAACTTTTCCCCACTCTCCGATCACCAGATAAGTGAGTCCCGTTTTGTTCATTATGCCACATTGAGGTATTTGCATGCTTTAGCTGATTGCTTGCAGCTCCACAATATATCTCATCTTTAGGCCTAATCCTCGTTGATACATGGTGTTTTTGCTGTTAAGAATCAGCAGCTTCTTATCTGTATCCTTAATCCATTAAAATGTGAGATGGATGTTGGCAAACATTATTGCATAGTGATTAGTAAACTGCCTCACTTTGAAGAGTTCAAACAAATACCAGCATTATATATCACTCTTTAACTCTTTTCATTTCTGAAGTGGTTTTGACCTTTTGCAGATGTTCTAACAGCAGTAGTCCTCTAATTCTGCCGAAATTCAAAGCATCAAATGAGAAAGTAAAAGGTTTGGGAATTGAGTTCATTCCTTTGGAGGTGTGCCTCAAGGATGCTATCAAAAGCTTTAAAGAGAAGAATTTAGTTAGCCTTTGAACCATGGCATTCATGTACTGTCATCAAATTTGTTTATAACCAAGTTTGGAAAACATACAATTCCAGCAACTAGAGGTTTTTTCTGTCTGCTTCACTGATGATTTTTCGGCTGTTACGCAGAAAAGCTATGgtgatatatatatgtatgtatgtatatatttaaaaaagaacaagaacagAACATGTATGAACATGAATAAGAAGGGCTGTTTCTTAAGCAATCAGTAATATGGCTAGGAATTTGTTGGGACAGCCGAATTAATCAAAAAGACTATTCAGCATATCTGAGTAGATAATAAAAGCATAGAACCTCATAATTGACCTTTTCCTCAAATTTCGTCTTGTGATCTTTTTGGCACGGTTTGAGTTGTTTATGTATACCATTTTCATGGCCAATTTGAGATTGCTCTTAGAAATCTCagaatttcttctcttttgggattaaattgatcagtagttttaattttttaagctctgaaaattcttatgcttaaataaaaattttggctCACagtaaaacaaaaaatcaaatgtCCCGTCTTTCCTAGCTATATTTTTGTCCTGTCATACTTATTTGTACAAATTCATGATTTATTGCTTGTTACAAAATAAGAGCAACTTTAGAACAGAGCAACGATTAGTTGGGCAGATTTCAATAGTCATTtatgcatttcttttttttttcaatatgtttttttttttcaggttttTCCCAATCAAACTTGGTTTTTGGTTAGGGTTGACCAGGTCAAATGCCCTGCGGTTCAACTGCTAGTTTTTTATTCAACCGGTTAAACCAATTGTTTCGGTCCGAAATTTTAAAACACTCGTGCTTAGCCAAACCACCACCTACTAGACatagaaaattaaggaaaagaGAAGGTCAGAAAAGAAGATGAGGAGgttaaaaatgaagaagaatgaaaaGGGAAGCATAGGAAGGTGGAGGAGAAAAAGagggcaaatgaaggtaaaggAGAAAAGAGTTGAGGCGGgaacaaagaagaaaacagagaaaaaaGATGATGCTGAGGGGAAAGGGGATACAAGAGTAGATGATATTGAGGAAGAGAGAACAGAGGATgattaagttttaaattttagggTAATGTTTTGCTAATAAGGGCTTAAaagcttttaatttttttttcagaatttttccCATCTTTGTTGATAATTATCATTTTGCTATTTGaatatcaaattttttcaaataatatttcgcttgcggGGGCTTACATTCAATGTCTCAAGACCCCTTTTGAAACATACTTTCTTCCTAGATCAAATGAGTTAGAGATTAAATAGGATTTGATACTGGGAAGTTCCTTTTTCTTTAGAATTTAGTTCTGTTCCACTTATAGGAAGTAGGTTAGAAGTTTATTTGTACTGTTTCCAGAGAGAATTGAGGCGAACTACCAGTGGTTTATTAAGTGTGCGTTTGATAAATCTGAAGtctgaaaactgaaatttgaaatttgaatccattaaattattgaatcgttaagtattaaatctaatacatttgagtacatatcacattcagtgataagtgaatagtttatcacttaattttgataACAAATTCTGTATAAAAAATTCAGtgacacttaattaatttagatgtctAATTTTCCATTATCAAATgatctgaatatattaagatctgaatcaattaaatttaagtgctgaattgggtTAAGACTATTTAATTCCTAGAAGTTaatttgcaaataaaaaaaaaagaaaccatttttggcaatttattattattatagctTGTATTggtaattttttaaaagttttgaaTGTAATTGGTGTATACATCTTAATAACTTACCATTTGagattgattgatttttccaaatATACTTTCTTGTCCTCAAATATTTCTCAACTAAAATCATATTATTGATCCAATTGATGGGATCCTAACCGACCAAACTTGTCAAAAGCAAGATTTTTTCCGTTTGAAGGATAAAGACAATGGTTCAAACCCCATaccgtgcaattaaaagaaattcaagGGCGTGTGGTTTGGTAAGTAGTATAAGtagtaaaaatagaaaattgtgAGGACCCTAAGGTAGGAGTGTTTggattcttcattttctttcaatcttAAACAATTGCAGTcaatcttttatatatatatatatatagagagagagagagagagagagagagagagagagataataaaaaagagaaagaattaaATTCTTTATTCATTGATGTCTAACACATTTTCAATAGACTTATTTTTACTGATGACAACTAAGACCTtcactggtttttttttttttttgaattaataTACCAATACTTGGGTAAACAACCACAAATATACAGTGTAGGAATGCAAAAGCACTAGGTCATGTTTTCACATCATATATTCTTACCCAGAAGCCAAGTGATTTTGAGACGTTACAGCTAGCCTGGAATGCTAAAGCTTAATTAACCGTCCCCCCGCCCaaccaacaacaaaaaaaagaaatgcataCACGACTATTAATATCTGCATTACTAATCATGCAGATTTTGTAATCTCGAAACAATCataaattttgacccaaaaaaaaatcataaagtgTTCTATAGTTAAATACATTGATACTGGTCCTGATCCTATTTTCAAGTTGCTCTCATTTTGTAACAAGCAATAAATCAAGAGTTTTTGTAACGTTTGCTCGGTCACTCATTAATACACTTAACATTCACACATGTTAGTAATTATTATCTTTctttgcatttatatactttctcTGTTAATCTTACCTACCtaatcttgtatttatttactttccctaattaatcttacattttcaaaaatatgacacataaaatatattttaacgagtACTCGAGCACCGGTTAGACAGACATTCATACAAACAAGTTTGACAATAACTAggacaaaaattaatttatttttggaaagacTTGACCTTTATTTCTGTCTTAGTGTGACTGAAAATTTTGTTTCAGCATTAGAATTTTTCAAagctcaaaaaattaaaaatattgctcaaaattaccaaaaagatTACAATAAAATTTAAGGAAATGGCCAATAATGAGGTGCTATGCTTTTATTATCTATTTAGATATACCTACAAGTCTTTTTGAACCCCaattgataatccaattcagcacttaaatttaatcgATTTAGATCTTAACATGTTCACATGCGTTTGATGACCAAAActagaacatctgaattaaaTAAATGGTTCTGAATTTCTTAGGCaaaatttgcttcaaaaaataagtgatgagTTATTCACTCATCACTTAATTAATGTGATGTACAGTTAAATGTATCAGATTTAGTACATAATGATACACTAACTTCATGGATTCGGATTTCAGATTTTAGACTTCAATTTCATCAAATGCACAAGTGAGCTATCCCAACAAATTTGGAGACATACAGATTGTTCCCTTGTGGAGCAACACTTTCTATTCATGTTCATACCTGTTCTGTTCTTTTTATTTACAATTTAGCTACTTTATATATAATCTGAATCGCGTACCTTGTACAAACAAGAATGAGAAGTTTGAAATTGTATGTTTTCCAAACTTGGATATAAACAATTTCAAGTTGATGACAGTACATGAATGCCATGATTCAAAGGCTAACTAATTTCATCTCTATGAAGCTTTCGATAGTATCCTTGAGGCTCACCTCCAAAGGCATGAACTCAATGCCCAAACCTTTTACTTTTTCATTTGATACATCATATTTCAGCTGAATTAGGGGACTGCCATTAGAATATCTGCAAAAGATTAAAACCATTTCAGAACAGGAAAAAAATGAGGTAAAAGTGAGAATGCAGGTATTGGATTGAACTCTTCAAAGTGTGGCAGTTTACTAATTGCTATCCAATGTTGCCAAGGTCCATCTTGCACTCTATTGGATTAGGAAACAGAGAAGAAGCTAATGATTCTTAACAGCAAAAACATCACGCATCAACTAGGATTAGGATTAAGGCCTACAAAATTATCAGAAATCAGTCCCTTGATACTATTAAAATGGTACAGAAGGATGCAGTATTCTTTATCATGTTGGGAAAGAAGCCAAAAGATGAGATACATTTTGGAGCTGCAAGCAATCAGCTAAAGCATGCAAAGACGCCAGTGTGGCCTAAGGGAGCAGGAAAACCCGACTCACTTATCTGGCAACTGGAGAGTTGGGAAGAGTTCAGTCAGAATCCTGATAAGCTCACAGCAGCCTGCAGTTCTCTCAACTACGCAATATCTTCCACTGGCAGAAGCGATTTCAAAGGCAACAATATGTGAATATGCAACATCTCTAACATCAACCCATGGTATAACCATATTAGGGAATGGGTCAATTCCTGCATTCGACAGTAAAAGGGATAACATCTCTTACCACATTGACGAGTATCATTACTTGTAAAGTCAGGATACTTAAAGAGAGATGTAAATAGTCAAATGTGACAAATTTCTATTTAACATGAAGTAtttcacttcatttttctggaCATTTTACAACCCAAAAACTATATAAAAGAAGAGGGAACGTGAGAAATCAGGTCAGGTAAATAACGCCGTAGTCTGAGAGAGTCTGCATGGGAAAATGATCAAGTCATGAACACCAAGCAGATTGGCGGGCAACTTATGCAAAATCTGCAGAGACTAGAGACCACAACGAAATAGTACTGAATAAAATGCTCAACTGGTAACTCTATCTTGTAAGAAAGCTTTAGAAGGCACCACAACAAGCTCCAATTCCTATATCGTCTGCTATAAGAAGTCTTTCAACTACCAAActgtctttcaaatgaaaagCCTCCAAGTCCTGTGCGACTACCTCAAAGTAAATAATTCGTATAACTAAAGCagatatttttgtttaattcaTATTGAACTTCCAAAGCTTTGGCAGTGAAGATATGCTGACACAGATAAGTTCCAAAGAAGAATTTGGTAGGAAGCTCTTTAGAGAATATAATTGTATACTCAGCAACTAGACATATGCGCTCACCTGTTTGTATTCATGTGCattaaataatcaaataaaaggAGTTGAAATGATTACATATGATGCCCAATAATGCATACCCATTGTGTGCAATGTATATTTTTTCTGTAATACAAAATGAGCAGGCTCACAACTTCACCAGCGTCAACCAAGGCTTCTTTGTTTTAATTGTGTACAAGAAACTTTCTGTAGATTGACTACTTAACAATATGATAAATTTCTTAACATACCATTTACTAGGCTCAAGATCACTTCTGCACTCAAAGTGGCAGAAGGCTGCAAGAAGGGACCGGTGACCATTCCTGGATTAATTGCAATCATGTCAATACCATGCTCCTTTGAGAAATCCCAAGCAGCATTCTCTGCCAAAATTTTTGATAGTTGATACCATAACTGAAAAGAGAGAACATATTTGGCAGCTTTAGTTGAAAGCATAATTCTTCAAGTGGGACATTAGAAAAAGTACTTTTTCTAGACTCTTGGGAGATCATCCAGTCACATTCTCTAAATCCTTCTACTCTGGAGAAATGGGGCTTATTTCAGAAGTATACATGGCTATAAACAGGGCTAATTTTTCTCCCTCCAGACAATGTCAGTTGATCGCATGGAATGATTATAATTATTGGCAGATTACTTGCTAAATTCACTGTTTTGATTTCTTAGCACTTGAGTAAACAACAAAACAGAAACTAAAGTTCACATTTTCAGTGACGTGATGTTTTCTTTGTGCATATGTCAATAAGCCTTCTCAAGCAAGCATTCCAATATTCATTCCATAGTAATATACTTTTTGGCTTCGAAGTAATCCCACACTTCTTTCATCTATAAAACACATTCTTTTGGTCTTCTATCAATCTGTTGCACGCTTTTAGCATTTTGATTTTGGTGACGCCATCAAATAGTTAGCAATGCTTGCAATAGGAAAGTTTCGTCTCTGttgcttccttttgttttctttactttatcTTTTGTTAAGTATCTTCTTCTACTCACAAAGGCTGAGGTGCTTTTGCGATGGGTGATCATATACTTTTGGTAAGGGCTATTTTGTTAAGCCTTTCAAGAGAAGATGTGTTATCAGCGTGATGAATATCTAACTGTCAAATTACCATTACCAAACCAATTATTGCCAGTGCTTTCAATACTTAAAGCCTTATTAGTGATACTACTATCTTTCATAAACAAATTGAATCGACCAGAAGAACTGTGCCAGCCAATCAGACAATTGGGCTGATTACCGTGGAATCTAACAAACAGCAAGCATTTCCTCAGGCAGTTTAACTGAAAATAGCAGATAGACACACCTTGTGCTCTTCACAGTATAATGGAACTGAAAACCAACTTTCGTCAACTATGACACCGTCCTTTAATTCATCATTGTATATAACTGCTGCAATAGAAGACGTTAAAATCACTCTTTTGATAGATTGAACTTTGGCACAAGACTGTAGCACATTCAGCGTTCCCTTCACTGCAGGATCCAATAGCTGTGCCTAAGAAgttaacagaaaaaaaaatgggggaTGAATACGTTACAGATTTGTGTAATTCATCAGCTCCTTTATGCTCTAACCCATAGAAAAGGAGTGAAGTCATTGCCTATGAAATTGTTATCAATACCATTTTATATTTGGTGTATGCATCACACTCTTGAGCCTATACTTTGTTCTATTGTTATCCAATTGTTGtccctttttcaattttttctggGTGAAAGCTTTTTTGACAGATATGGTTCATCCTAATTGCTCATAAACACTCACTTAAGACTTGAAATTCTTGTAAGTTACTTGAGGAAATCCACAAAAAAAGAATCATAGAGACAGAGACTTGCAAGATGCTCTTTGAGTACTACCATTTTGCCGGTAGCATCCATATGGCTGCTGAGAAACTAGAATACTCGCTCTCTTTTACACTTGAGACTTCTAGTACACAACATTTTTGCAACTGAGGAACTTAAAGGAATTAGACCATTTCAGTAACTAATTCGCCACATAACAATTATTTAAGCATGTGAAGAATTACGAATGTTAAGAGCCATATAGTTATTATTAgttgaattcaaatttttcaaaaatcgatCATCATTTGAAATGTACCTGCGGATTGCTCACTGAAAGTTGAACTGGAGATGCAGCATGAAAAACGCCTTCACATCCATCAACTATTGCGTCAAAGGATCCCTCTTCCAATAAGTTGCCTGAAACAACTGAAGCCTTTCCTTGGCTCCATCCAGTGCCATCAAGAACTCTGTCTTTCTTGGATCATCTGTGCCATCATGCAAAAACAAACTACTAATAAAAGGGATGCCAACTGAGTCGAGTATTTAcccaaaccattcgtttgaacACTAAATTTGATACTTGAGAAGGTGTTGTGTCATGGGTGGACCATAAGAAAGGGTTCTGAGAAGATGACTAAAAGCAGTAACGAGCATGGAAAGACATACTGAGGTCACGAACGGAAGCTTTGAACCACGCTCAAGCAACAGCTTAACTAGCCATGAAGCTATGTATCCCGAAGCTCCAGTCACGCACACCACCTTCCCTGCCACgctcatttttccttttcaatgaCTCTCTGTTTCCGCTAAATTTTCCAAAGTAtttttgtagggaatgatgAATGCTTTAATCATGGATGCACTAACATGATATTAAACCACTGGTGTTTCTAGttagtatttattatttatttacatGGTCGGTCGTGTCATAAGTTCaaggaataatttcagaaacctcccttgaggtctCCACCAATTTCAAGAAGCTCTTCTTAGGTTTTAGAAATTATACTCACCTCCCTCTTGTGCTTCAAAATAGGTCCAATAGGCTACCAGTTCCTTCAAATATCCTAAACTACCCTTTCTtccaaaaagataaaaaggaaagatAAAAAGAGTTTTGCTGATTGCTTTCTTCCAACACCAAAACCAACAAACTCTTTTGCCTAAAagaaaaagtttggaaaaaaaaaatccaactaTGATGATTGCATTCTTCCAAGCAACACTACCACAAAAGCTAAGAAAGCGCTCCAATTtgaatcaaaatcaattccaataATTCTACACTTGAAACATCGCAGCCTGATTTTTGTCCAGTAGCCCTAGCTCCTAGCCTTCTTACACAAGTCAATTAAACCTGTCACTTGATGCTAAATTGGATAAAACTCCACCTCAAATTTTACCCTAAACTAGCACTTCATCAACAATCAGTTGCGtctcttttctcttcctctctttgcatcctcttttatttttttttttcaactacccatttctaaagcccatccactatttcttgacttttgacatCACCGAGTTTTATCAGCCATAATcaaccaaaattggaaaaatagaTGCAAAAAAATCAAATCCATACACTTagaattaaaaggaaaaaaaaaggatgagcCTAATCATGTTTGCAACCATAGGGGTAATAGAGTACTTTTGCAGCTGTAggtgaggtatgtgtaattttaaaaatattaaggaGAGCTtcatgaaattgtcaaaaacctcaagggaagtttatgaaattatccctaagtTCAATAGCCTATTATTTAGATTGTGTTAAGCTTGGCCACGTGGGATTAGTCCACAGTGGTTTACACTCTTTGAAGTGTAATACACATGCCACGTCAGCATTctactttctcttcttttattATACTCTCACTCATAATGGATTACACTTCACAAGATGTAATAACATGGGTCcacaattaaatcaaatatttattttaataatgcataACACATATTCCGTTAATAAGTAAagtaatgttttaaaaataattttgttattttaaaaaataaattattaactttcattaaattttttacctttgaattttttattttctaaaaaataataatattaattTCTAAGTTtgaacaatatttctttttctatctctcaaaaatttttataactTGGTTTCGAATCCATGGCTGGATTTCACAACTTAGTTTCAAATTCATGGTCGGATTTCATAGTTTGGTTTTGAATCCATAGCCGGATTTCATAGCTTGTGTCTAGTTACTCCATAAATGTACTATGCAAGTGATTAATATGATACaacacatatgcaaaatttaaaaattacattaataaccatgaaattaaaattaaaCTAAGGAATATTATACGTGGCTTTTAGGATGGAACATATATGCTCATGAATTTTAAGCTGCTGCTCGGACATGCCTATGGCATCCCTCAATAGGATTT containing:
- the LOC113724218 gene encoding phenylacetaldehyde reductase-like is translated as MSVAGKVVCVTGASGYIASWLVKLLLERGSKLPFVTSKDRVLDGTGWSQGKASVVSGNLLEEGSFDAIVDGCEGVFHAASPVQLSVSNPQAQLLDPAVKGTLNVLQSCAKVQSIKRVILTSSIAAVIYNDELKDGVIVDESWFSVPLYCEEHKLWYQLSKILAENAAWDFSKEHGIDMIAINPGMVTGPFLQPSATLSAEVILSLVNGIDPFPNMVIPWVDVRDVAYSHIVAFEIASASGRYCVVERTAGCCELIRILTELFPTLQLPDK